Within Kineothrix sp. MB12-C1, the genomic segment TCGCGATGCGGAAGAAAAATATACTTATCTGATTCTTCCTGTTAACTTTACTACGGTTAATTAATGATTATTAATAAATTTTTTAAATTTTAAATAAAAAACAATTTCAAAGCTGTATTTTGAAATATAAGGGAAAACATGGAAATAATAAAATTAAGAGATGAATATATCAAACTTGGCCAGGCATTAAAGGCTGCAGGTTATGTAGAATCCGGAGTAGAAGCAAAAGAAGTTATTTTGGATGGATATGTAAAGGTGAATGGACAGCCTGAATTCCAAAGAGGGAAGAAGCTATACGATAAAGATGTTGTGGAATTTGATGGAAAAAAGATTTTAATACAGAAATAAAGTTATACGGAAGTATATTTTTGTATTTGGAAAACAAGGTGTAATCATGATTATTAAATCGTTGGAACTGATGAATTTCAGAAATTATGATTTTCTGGATTTAAAGTTCAGTGAAGGAACAAATATCCTGTATGGCGATAATGCTCAGGGAAAAACCAACGTATTGGAAGCCATTTATCTATCCGCAACTACAAAATCCCACAAAGGAAGTAAAGACAAGGATATTGTTAATTTCGATTCGGAAGAATCTCATATAAGAACCTATGTTGAGAAACAGGGTATGGAATATAAAGTAGATATTCATCTTCGTAAAAGTAAATCAAAAGGTATAGCAATTGATGGGCAGAAGATTAAAAAGGCTGCCGATCTTCTCGGTTTATTAAATGTTGTCTTTTTTTCTCCTGAGGATCTAAGCATTATTAAGAATGGGCCGGCTGAAAGAAGAAGATTTGTAGATATGGAACTTTGTCAGTTGGATAATTTCTATCTCTATAATTTGAATCATTATAATAAAATTGTAAATCAGAGGAATAAACTTCTAAAGGATATGTATTTTAATCCGGAACTAAAGGAGACTTTAAATATCTGGGATTCCCAGTTAGTATCCTTTGGAAGTAAGATTATAGAACGACGCCGTATTTTCGTAGAACAATTAAATGAAATTATCTATGGAATACATAAAAAGTTATCTGGAGAAAGAGAAGAAATTTTAATCAAATATGAGCCAGATGTGGAAATTGATGATTTTGCAAGAATGATGAAAAGTAGCCAGGAAAAGGATATACGTCTTAAACAAACATCGATAGGGCCCCATAGGGATGATTTTTGTTTTCTTGTAGATAACATAGATATTCGTAAATTCGGTTCTCAAGGGCAGCAAAGGACAGCAGCTCTATCTCTTAAATTATCCGAAATAGAATTAGTAAAAAAAATAACAAAAGATACTCCGATACTTCTTCTTGATGATGTATTATCGGAGCTTGACAGCAACAGACAAAATTACCTTCTTGGCAGCATTGGCGATATACAGACGATTATTACCTGTACCGGATTGGATGAATTCGTCAACAATAGATTCGAAATCGACAAAGTATTCCGGATAGTGAAGGGAAGCGTTCAAGATTAAATGGCTGAAGTTGTGAAAGGAGCATATTTATAAAATGAGCAATCAAAATGATTACGGAGCAGACCAAATTCAAATATTAGAGGGTCTTGAAGCAGTAAGGAAAAGACCTGGTATGTATATTGGAAGTACCTCTTCAAGGGGACTTCATCATTTGGTATACGAAATCGTGGATAATGCCGTGGATGAGGCTCTTGCGGGATTTTGCGATAAGATAGAAGTTATTATTAATGAGGATAATTCGGTAACGGTTACCGATAATGGACGTGGTATTCCTGTAGGCATTAATCACAAAGCAGGAATTCCGGCAGTAGAGGTGGCATTTACGATTCTTCATGCTGGTGGTAAATTCGGCGGTGGAGGATATAAAGTTTCCGGCGGCCTTCACGGAGTAGGAGCTTCTGTTGTAAACGCTCTTTCTGATTGGCTGGAAGTGGAAATATGCCAAAATGGTAAACAGTATAAGCAACGTTATGAAAGAGGACACGTATGTTATCCCCTTAAGGAAATAGGAGAATGCCCTGAAGAAAAGAGTGGAACGAAGGTTACATTCAAGCCTGACTCTACTATTTTCCAAGAAACTACTGCTTATGAATTCGATGTATTGAAACAACGTTTAAGAGAGATGGCATTCCTTACAAAGGATCTTAGAATTATCCTTACTGATATGAGAGTGGGGGAAGAAGAGAAACCGATCGTTAAAGAATTCCACTATGAAGGTGGTATTAAGGAATTCGTTAGTTATTTAAATAGGAGTAAAACTCCTTTGTATAGCAGTATTATGTATTTTGAAGGTAATAAAAATGGTGTATATGTAGAAGTAGCGATGCAGCACAATGATTCTTATATGGAAAGTTCTTATAGCTTCGTTAATAATATTAATACACCGGAGGGCGGAACTCATTTAATTGGTTTCCGTAATGCCCTTACTAAGACCCTTAATGATTATGCAAGAAATAACAGATTACTTAAGGAAAATGAAACTAATTTATCCGGTGAGGATATAAGAGAAGGATTAACAGCTATTGTCAGTGTGAAAATAGAAGATCCTCAGTTTGAAGGACAAACGAAGCAGAAGCTTGGGAATAGCGAGGCAAGAGGTGCTGTCGATAATATTGTCAGTGAGCAGCTCACTTATTTCCTGGAGCAGAATCCTAACGTTGCCAAAATTATATGTGAAAAATCGATTTTGGCTCAGCGCGCTCGCGATGCGGCAAGAAAAGCGAGGGATCTGACGAGAAGAAAAACAGCTTTGGAAGGAATGAGCCTTCCCGGAAAGTTAGCAGATTGTTCGGATAAAGATCCGGTAAATTGTGAGATATATATCGTCGAAGGAGATTCCGCCGGCGGTAGTGCTAAAACTGCCAGAAGCCGTGCGACACAGGCAATTTTACCGCTTCGCGGTAAAATATTGAATGTGGAAAAAGCGAGGTTAGATAAAATATATGCCAATGCGGAAATTAAAGCGATGATTACTGCTTTCGGTACCGGTATCCATGAAGATTTTGATATTAGTAAGTTACGTTATCATAAGATTATTATTATGACGGATGCGGATGTGGATGGTGCACATATTTCCACCTTACTTTTAACGTTCCTTTATCGTTTTATGCCTGACTTAATCAAGGGAGGCTATGTGTATCTGGCACAACCCCCTCTTTATAAACTGGAGAAGAATAAGAAGGTCTGGTATGCTTACAGTGATGATGAGCTGGATACTATTCTTCAAGAAGTAGGCAGAGATCAGAATAATAAGATTCAGCGTTATAAAGGACTTGGCGAGATGGACCCTGAACAGTTATGGGAGACAACGATGGATCCTGAAAGAAGAGTTCTTCTTCGCGTTACGATAGATGAGGAAGCGGAATCGGAAATTGACCTGACTTTCACAACATTGATGGGTGATAAAGTAGAGCCGCGGCGGGAATTTATTGAAGAAAATGCTAAGTTCGTGAAAAACCTCGATATTTAGTAAGTCGCGATTACGAAATGGAGATTATAGAAAATGGAAGATAATGTTAAGGACACAGTCTTTGATAAAGTTCATGATGTTGACCTGAAAAAGACGATGGAGACCTCTTATATTGATTATGCGATGAGCGTTATCGCCTCTCGTGCACTTCCAGATGTAAGAGATGGTTTGAAACCGGTGCAGCGAAGAGTGCTGTATTCCATGATAGAATTAAATAATGGCCCTGATAAGCCTCATAGAAAGAGCGCACGTATTGTCGGAGATACGATGGGTAAATATCATCCTCACGGAGATAGTTCTATCTATGGTGCTCTCGTAAATATGGCACAGCCTTGGTCTACTCGTTATCCGCTCGTAGATGGTCATGGTAACTTCGGTTCTGTGGATGGAGATGGTGCAGCGGCGATGCGTTATACGGAAGCGAGGCTTTCTAAGATTTCCATGGAGCTTCTTGCCGATATTAATAAAGATACGGTAGATTTCATCCCTAACTTCGATGAGACAGAGAGGGAACCGGCTGTACTTCCCAGCCGTTATCCGAATCTACTTGTGAATGGTACTACAGGTATTGCT encodes:
- the gyrB gene encoding DNA topoisomerase (ATP-hydrolyzing) subunit B, with protein sequence MSNQNDYGADQIQILEGLEAVRKRPGMYIGSTSSRGLHHLVYEIVDNAVDEALAGFCDKIEVIINEDNSVTVTDNGRGIPVGINHKAGIPAVEVAFTILHAGGKFGGGGYKVSGGLHGVGASVVNALSDWLEVEICQNGKQYKQRYERGHVCYPLKEIGECPEEKSGTKVTFKPDSTIFQETTAYEFDVLKQRLREMAFLTKDLRIILTDMRVGEEEKPIVKEFHYEGGIKEFVSYLNRSKTPLYSSIMYFEGNKNGVYVEVAMQHNDSYMESSYSFVNNINTPEGGTHLIGFRNALTKTLNDYARNNRLLKENETNLSGEDIREGLTAIVSVKIEDPQFEGQTKQKLGNSEARGAVDNIVSEQLTYFLEQNPNVAKIICEKSILAQRARDAARKARDLTRRKTALEGMSLPGKLADCSDKDPVNCEIYIVEGDSAGGSAKTARSRATQAILPLRGKILNVEKARLDKIYANAEIKAMITAFGTGIHEDFDISKLRYHKIIIMTDADVDGAHISTLLLTFLYRFMPDLIKGGYVYLAQPPLYKLEKNKKVWYAYSDDELDTILQEVGRDQNNKIQRYKGLGEMDPEQLWETTMDPERRVLLRVTIDEEAESEIDLTFTTLMGDKVEPRREFIEENAKFVKNLDI
- a CDS encoding RNA-binding S4 domain-containing protein, with the protein product MEIIKLRDEYIKLGQALKAAGYVESGVEAKEVILDGYVKVNGQPEFQRGKKLYDKDVVEFDGKKILIQK
- the recF gene encoding DNA replication/repair protein RecF (All proteins in this family for which functions are known are DNA-binding proteins that assist the filamentation of RecA onto DNA for the initiation of recombination or recombinational repair.); this translates as MIIKSLELMNFRNYDFLDLKFSEGTNILYGDNAQGKTNVLEAIYLSATTKSHKGSKDKDIVNFDSEESHIRTYVEKQGMEYKVDIHLRKSKSKGIAIDGQKIKKAADLLGLLNVVFFSPEDLSIIKNGPAERRRFVDMELCQLDNFYLYNLNHYNKIVNQRNKLLKDMYFNPELKETLNIWDSQLVSFGSKIIERRRIFVEQLNEIIYGIHKKLSGEREEILIKYEPDVEIDDFARMMKSSQEKDIRLKQTSIGPHRDDFCFLVDNIDIRKFGSQGQQRTAALSLKLSEIELVKKITKDTPILLLDDVLSELDSNRQNYLLGSIGDIQTIITCTGLDEFVNNRFEIDKVFRIVKGSVQD